The uncultured Desulfobulbus sp. genome window below encodes:
- a CDS encoding diguanylate cyclase: protein MKRTDHITENPILVVDDNPVVVKLLQSMLVRQGYAVLTAKSGQELLDMLTTTQASLILLDIDMPGISGIETCKQIKANPATSDIPVLIVTASHDKEHIICGFNAGAQDYIIKPSTKEELLARVRTHLALHQTQLALKASQAMYRKLSFLDDLTGLYNTRYLYQALQHQLTEYPQQPLSIIFIDIDSFKQVVDAYGHLNGSRAIAELAEVTRPLLPEDCFGVSYGGDEFVLVLPGYDRLSGTVRAEEIRGAIAANHFLEAQQLDVRLTISCGVASYPDDAETMVDLLGNADHALFESKRRGKNTVVSFAELAQPQQTDEFLPLGGNNAVVDNE, encoded by the coding sequence ATGAAACGAACGGACCATATTACAGAGAATCCGATCCTTGTTGTTGATGACAATCCAGTGGTGGTAAAACTTCTGCAGTCGATGCTGGTACGTCAGGGATATGCGGTGCTCACGGCAAAAAGCGGCCAGGAGCTTTTGGATATGCTGACCACCACCCAGGCCAGTCTGATTTTGCTCGACATAGATATGCCGGGCATTTCAGGCATCGAAACCTGCAAACAGATCAAGGCAAATCCTGCGACCAGCGACATTCCAGTGCTCATTGTCACCGCCAGTCACGATAAAGAGCACATTATCTGCGGGTTTAACGCCGGGGCCCAAGACTACATCATCAAACCTTCAACAAAGGAGGAGTTACTCGCGCGTGTACGGACACACCTGGCACTCCACCAGACCCAATTGGCCCTGAAAGCCAGTCAGGCGATGTACCGCAAACTCTCCTTTCTGGACGATCTGACCGGATTGTACAACACCCGTTATCTCTATCAGGCTTTACAGCACCAGCTGACAGAATATCCGCAACAGCCGCTTTCCATTATTTTTATAGATATTGATTCGTTCAAGCAGGTGGTTGACGCCTACGGCCACCTCAATGGCAGCCGCGCCATTGCCGAACTTGCAGAGGTAACACGCCCGCTGTTACCGGAGGACTGCTTTGGTGTGAGTTATGGGGGAGATGAGTTTGTGCTGGTACTTCCCGGCTATGACCGGCTCAGTGGGACAGTACGTGCTGAAGAGATTCGAGGGGCCATTGCGGCCAATCATTTTCTTGAAGCGCAACAACTGGATGTTCGCCTGACAATCAGCTGTGGGGTGGCCTCCTACCCGGATGACGCAGAGACCATGGTCGACCTGCTGGGCAATGCCGACCATGCCCTCTTTGAAAGCAAACGCCGAGGCAAAAATACCGTTGTCAGTTTTGCTGAATTGGCCCAGCCCCAACAGACAGATGAATTCCTTCCGCTGGGGGGAAACAACGCAGTCGTAGACAACGAATAA
- a CDS encoding serine acetyltransferase, with amino-acid sequence MSRFIEQDAGIMGKQDVLAGSCQMESLTADQVQNPIPDAVAALSKGFKSGQWASHIEPVAIPSKQAVIDLLEQAQRILFPGFFAPDILRPENLEYHLGQQISFFYESLASQISSAIRHDCFRHNQACTLCNERGYELAATMIASLADIRSTLETDIEATLTGDPAAANSDEVIFSYPGLFAIMVYRLAHRLAELKVPLIPRIMSEHAYHRTAIDINPEASIGSHFFIDHGSGVVIGSTTSIGNRVRIYQGVTLGALSLPKDAGEKLRNVKRHPTIEDDVIIYANATILGGETVVGCRSIIGGNVWLTESVGPDTRVMLEQPKLVYIGPK; translated from the coding sequence ATGAGCCGATTTATAGAACAGGATGCAGGTATTATGGGAAAACAGGACGTGTTGGCCGGAAGCTGTCAGATGGAATCCCTTACTGCGGATCAGGTGCAAAACCCTATCCCCGATGCGGTCGCCGCATTGTCCAAAGGGTTTAAGAGCGGTCAGTGGGCCAGCCATATTGAACCGGTGGCCATCCCCTCAAAGCAGGCAGTTATCGATCTGCTGGAACAGGCGCAGCGTATTCTTTTTCCCGGTTTTTTTGCCCCTGATATTCTTCGTCCGGAAAACCTTGAATACCACTTGGGCCAGCAAATCAGTTTTTTTTACGAGAGTCTGGCCAGCCAGATAAGCTCGGCCATTCGCCACGATTGTTTTCGCCATAATCAGGCCTGTACCCTCTGTAACGAGCGAGGCTATGAGCTGGCGGCCACCATGATTGCATCCCTTGCCGACATCCGTTCAACCCTGGAGACGGATATCGAAGCCACCCTGACCGGGGACCCGGCTGCCGCCAATTCCGATGAGGTCATTTTCAGCTATCCTGGACTTTTTGCCATCATGGTCTACCGGCTAGCGCATCGTCTGGCTGAATTGAAGGTGCCGCTGATTCCCCGGATCATGAGTGAGCACGCTTATCACCGGACTGCCATTGATATCAATCCGGAGGCCAGCATTGGTTCCCATTTTTTTATTGATCATGGCTCCGGCGTGGTAATCGGCTCCACCACCAGCATCGGCAACCGGGTGCGTATTTACCAGGGCGTGACCCTGGGAGCGCTGTCATTGCCTAAAGATGCGGGCGAGAAACTTCGCAATGTCAAGCGGCACCCGACCATTGAAGATGACGTCATCATTTATGCCAATGCGACCATTTTGGGCGGGGAGACCGTGGTTGGCTGCCGTTCTATTATTGGCGGTAACGTCTGGCTGACCGAATCCGTGGGGCCGGATACACGGGTGATGCTTGAGCAACCCAAGCTTGTTTATATCGGACCGAAATAA
- the cysK gene encoding cysteine synthase A, whose protein sequence is MRYCNDVTQAVGATPLVRLGKISKASGAEIFAKIESMNPLGSIKDRVAVAMVNDAQERGLLNSGGTIIEPTSGNTGIGLAAVAAARGYRLILTMPESMSIERRKLLTHLGAELVLTPAAEGMKGAVARATQLHQDTPGSWMPDQFNNPANPQMHYRTTGPEIWQQLEGRIDGFVAGVGTGGTVSGVGRYLKEQEPKVRVIAVEPADSSVLSGGKPGPHKIQGIGAGFVPGNVRREVIDEVLTVGNDEAVEAARHVAGQEGLLCGISGGAALAATLRLAARAEFQGKRLVCILPDTGERYLSTNLILAP, encoded by the coding sequence ATGCGATACTGCAACGATGTAACCCAGGCAGTGGGGGCGACCCCCTTGGTGCGTCTGGGGAAAATCAGCAAGGCGAGCGGGGCGGAGATTTTTGCCAAGATCGAGTCCATGAATCCACTGGGCAGTATTAAGGATCGGGTGGCTGTGGCCATGGTGAATGATGCCCAGGAACGGGGCCTGCTGAATTCTGGGGGGACCATTATCGAGCCTACCAGCGGTAATACCGGAATCGGCCTTGCTGCAGTTGCCGCTGCCCGTGGTTATCGCCTGATTCTGACCATGCCCGAGAGTATGAGTATCGAGCGGAGAAAGCTCCTGACCCACCTGGGGGCTGAGCTGGTGCTCACGCCTGCGGCAGAGGGGATGAAAGGTGCGGTGGCCAGGGCAACCCAGCTGCATCAGGACACTCCTGGCTCCTGGATGCCTGATCAATTTAACAATCCTGCTAATCCCCAAATGCATTACCGCACCACCGGTCCTGAAATCTGGCAGCAGCTTGAAGGAAGGATTGATGGTTTTGTCGCTGGCGTCGGCACCGGGGGAACGGTAAGCGGTGTTGGCAGGTATCTCAAGGAGCAGGAGCCAAAGGTGCGTGTTATCGCGGTTGAGCCCGCTGATTCGTCGGTTCTTTCCGGGGGCAAACCCGGTCCCCATAAAATTCAGGGAATTGGTGCCGGTTTTGTGCCGGGTAACGTGCGCCGAGAGGTTATCGATGAGGTGCTCACCGTCGGGAATGACGAGGCTGTCGAGGCTGCGCGTCATGTAGCTGGGCAGGAAGGCCTCCTCTGCGGAATTTCGGGTGGAGCCGCTTTGGCAGCGACCTTACGTTTAGCGGCCCGAGCTGAATTTCAGGGCAAGCGGCTCGTCTGTATTCTGCCCGATACAGGGGAGCGGTATTTAAGCACCAACCTGATTCTGGCCCCGTGA
- a CDS encoding HyaD/HybD family hydrogenase maturation endopeptidase → MNEQQKQTLVLGIGNLLIGDEGVGCQTIAELERRFTLPAGVECIDGGTAGFELLRMLDGKDHVILIDALQNDRAPGTVVMVEGQDVPQAFHARTTPHQLGICDVLAAAQLGGTMPGSLTLYGIEPKQLDVGIGLSPEVEAGMEKTIGAVVHQLRHYGYEVKTHAIQSEH, encoded by the coding sequence GTGAACGAGCAACAAAAACAAACACTGGTCTTGGGTATCGGCAACCTCCTCATCGGTGATGAGGGGGTGGGCTGCCAGACGATTGCGGAGTTGGAACGCCGCTTTACATTACCAGCTGGCGTGGAATGTATAGATGGCGGGACAGCCGGCTTTGAACTGCTGAGGATGCTTGACGGTAAAGATCACGTCATTCTGATCGATGCCCTGCAAAATGACCGAGCGCCCGGCACCGTGGTCATGGTGGAAGGGCAGGATGTGCCCCAGGCCTTCCATGCCCGCACCACACCACACCAGCTGGGTATCTGCGATGTACTCGCCGCGGCCCAACTTGGTGGGACCATGCCGGGCAGCCTGACACTTTATGGAATAGAACCCAAGCAACTGGATGTCGGAATCGGCCTTTCACCGGAGGTGGAGGCTGGTATGGAAAAAACCATCGGAGCAGTGGTGCATCAACTCCGTCACTATGGCTATGAGGTGAAGACACATGCAATCCAATCCGAACATTAA
- a CDS encoding DUF1186 domain-containing protein, translated as MTTPTTQSLLAKFDELGDSYLREEVEQALQLKEEITPMLLQVLRDVAENPLVYTLEMRNAHVYAALLLSEFREPAAHELFIRAFLIPEEQLIDIWGDLTTETLPTYLYRTCSDSLEPIKALVVNREADQFVRCAAMEALSYLVAFDPSKREEVINFLQGLFTGDEAAQESYFWGNLTATLCDLHPGESMECIQGAFDKKLVSDVFITMSQVEEAGKRSREQAQDDLKTWVTARMPADVHAYISWFAEFNQEDRVTPSSPAAPKKKSSKKKGKKKGKK; from the coding sequence ATGACGACCCCCACAACCCAATCCCTGCTGGCCAAATTTGATGAACTCGGTGACTCCTACCTTCGTGAAGAGGTCGAGCAGGCGCTGCAGCTTAAAGAAGAAATAACCCCCATGCTGCTGCAAGTTCTTCGGGATGTGGCAGAAAATCCTCTGGTCTATACCCTGGAGATGCGCAATGCCCATGTCTATGCGGCGCTCCTGCTCTCCGAGTTTCGTGAGCCTGCCGCCCATGAGCTCTTTATTCGTGCTTTTTTGATTCCGGAAGAACAGCTGATTGATATCTGGGGTGATCTGACCACTGAAACACTGCCGACGTATCTTTACCGGACCTGCTCCGATTCGCTTGAACCGATCAAGGCGCTGGTTGTCAATCGAGAGGCTGATCAGTTTGTCCGCTGTGCGGCCATGGAGGCTCTCTCCTACCTGGTGGCCTTTGATCCCAGTAAACGGGAAGAGGTTATTAACTTTTTGCAGGGCTTATTCACAGGAGACGAGGCCGCTCAAGAGTCCTACTTCTGGGGCAACCTGACGGCGACCCTCTGCGATCTCCATCCCGGCGAGTCCATGGAATGTATCCAAGGCGCCTTTGATAAAAAGCTGGTCAGTGATGTTTTTATTACCATGAGTCAGGTCGAAGAGGCGGGAAAACGAAGCCGGGAACAGGCCCAGGATGATCTAAAAACCTGGGTGACAGCGCGCATGCCAGCAGACGTCCATGCCTATATCTCCTGGTTTGCAGAGTTTAACCAGGAAGATCGCGTCACCCCTTCTTCCCCGGCCGCTCCCAAAAAGAAATCCAGTAAGAAGAAGGGCAAGAAAAAAGGGAAAAAATAA
- a CDS encoding YkgJ family cysteine cluster protein yields MSEETSCKRCGQCCLQGGPALHGPDLHLLESGQLRFDDLTTVRRRELALQPMAQKPESVSGEFLKLSGKNGSWCCLFYDEAAQGCSRYGHRPMACGLLDCTNTKPLLEIAGNDLLTRFDCIAEDDPLLPLVREHEERCPCPDLGDLATLCQQGPLEPERVVALSQLVQRDLQFRGQVTNRFSLSLGRELFYFGRPLFQLLGPLGLKAVQSPTGIVLTQS; encoded by the coding sequence GTGAGCGAAGAAACAAGCTGCAAGCGTTGTGGTCAGTGTTGCCTCCAGGGAGGCCCGGCCCTGCATGGACCCGATCTGCATTTGCTTGAGAGCGGTCAGTTACGCTTTGATGATCTGACGACTGTTCGGCGTCGAGAGCTTGCGCTCCAGCCCATGGCGCAAAAACCGGAGTCTGTGAGCGGTGAGTTTTTAAAGCTGAGCGGCAAAAATGGTTCCTGGTGCTGCCTCTTTTACGATGAGGCAGCACAGGGGTGCAGCCGGTATGGGCATCGCCCCATGGCCTGTGGCCTGCTTGACTGTACCAATACCAAGCCCCTGCTTGAGATTGCCGGAAACGATCTGCTCACCCGTTTTGACTGTATTGCCGAAGACGACCCGCTCCTCCCTCTGGTGCGTGAACACGAAGAACGCTGTCCCTGTCCTGATCTCGGTGATCTTGCCACTCTTTGCCAACAGGGGCCATTGGAACCTGAGCGGGTAGTGGCTTTGAGCCAGCTCGTTCAGCGTGATCTCCAGTTTCGGGGCCAGGTCACCAACCGCTTCTCCCTCTCCCTGGGGCGGGAACTGTTTTATTTCGGTCGTCCTCTCTTTCAACTGCTCGGACCTCTTGGACTCAAAGCGGTGCAGAGCCCAACGGGTATTGTTCTCACCCAGAGCTGA
- the metW gene encoding methionine biosynthesis protein MetW, which produces MNTSNNLQPQEMRFDLRVIASWIEPESTVLDLGCGNGDLLEFLKNKKQVTGTGIELAEHKVARCIERGLTVLQGDFRAEVNDYPENRFDVVILSQTLQQVRNPKELLIDLLRIGKRVIVSFPNFAHWSSRFQFFFLGTAPVNKQLPYQWYDTPNIRVISIRDFKTFLRGSGVRAVREIAINTHNQDFRGKEIRYLKNLRATYGIMMLEQMP; this is translated from the coding sequence ATGAACACGTCAAATAACCTGCAACCACAGGAGATGCGTTTTGACCTGCGGGTCATCGCCTCCTGGATCGAGCCTGAGTCAACCGTCCTGGATCTGGGCTGTGGCAACGGAGATCTCTTGGAATTTTTGAAGAACAAAAAGCAGGTGACCGGTACCGGTATCGAGCTTGCCGAGCACAAGGTCGCTCGCTGCATTGAACGGGGCCTGACGGTGCTTCAGGGCGATTTCCGGGCTGAAGTCAATGATTACCCTGAAAACCGCTTTGATGTGGTGATTCTCAGTCAAACCCTGCAGCAGGTGCGTAACCCTAAAGAATTGCTGATTGATCTTTTGCGCATCGGTAAGCGGGTCATTGTCAGCTTTCCAAATTTTGCCCACTGGTCCTCACGGTTCCAGTTTTTTTTCCTGGGAACCGCGCCGGTGAACAAACAGTTGCCCTATCAATGGTATGACACCCCCAATATTCGCGTCATATCTATTCGTGATTTCAAAACCTTTCTTCGGGGGTCAGGTGTGCGGGCTGTTCGTGAGATTGCGATTAACACCCATAACCAGGATTTTCGAGGGAAGGAGATTCGTTATTTGAAAAATTTACGAGCCACCTACGGCATCATGATGCTGGAGCAGATGCCATGA
- the hybB gene encoding NrfD/PsrC family molybdoenzyme membrane anchor subunit, which yields MQSNPNIKTWTPATIVMVALILLGSGVALYRMLYGLGAATNMNDGYPWGFWLGLDVLGGVAMAAGGFIIACAVYLFNWKKYRPIVRPAIMTAFLGYLMAVAAIFLDIGHPFRLPHPMFMWQYHSVMWVVAMHVIFYTTTLALEFSPMLFERLGWKKARKAVGKVMVGAVIFGVMLSTLHQSSLGAVFLIAPEKMSPLWWDTKLPFHFLVSAVAMGLAMVSFETMLSAKFLEHKVDKEIFYGLARGILIVLGFYLLLKLYQLFAVASPQMALNGSVEGNMYLLEMLVGVLLPIGILSIKKYRSSVSMLFSVNILVITGVILNRMNVCLFSMESYTTWRGAAYSPSWKEFIVSLGIISLGVFLYKMSAKHLPLFSH from the coding sequence ATGCAATCCAATCCGAACATTAAAACCTGGACTCCAGCGACCATCGTTATGGTGGCGCTGATCCTTCTTGGCAGCGGAGTGGCCCTCTATCGTATGCTGTACGGGCTAGGAGCCGCTACCAACATGAATGATGGCTATCCCTGGGGATTTTGGCTGGGCCTGGATGTTTTGGGGGGTGTGGCCATGGCGGCTGGCGGTTTTATTATTGCCTGCGCGGTCTATCTCTTTAACTGGAAAAAATACCGGCCCATCGTCCGCCCGGCCATCATGACCGCCTTTCTCGGCTACCTCATGGCGGTGGCTGCCATCTTTCTTGATATCGGCCATCCCTTCCGCCTGCCCCACCCCATGTTCATGTGGCAGTACCATTCGGTCATGTGGGTCGTTGCCATGCATGTCATCTTTTACACGACCACCTTGGCCCTGGAGTTCAGCCCCATGCTCTTTGAGCGCTTAGGTTGGAAAAAGGCCAGGAAAGCGGTGGGTAAGGTCATGGTGGGTGCGGTCATCTTTGGGGTCATGCTCTCTACCCTGCATCAGTCTTCACTGGGGGCTGTATTTCTTATCGCCCCGGAGAAGATGTCACCGCTCTGGTGGGACACCAAACTCCCCTTTCACTTTCTGGTTTCAGCCGTGGCCATGGGCCTTGCCATGGTCAGTTTCGAGACCATGCTCAGTGCCAAATTTCTTGAGCATAAAGTGGATAAAGAAATTTTCTATGGTCTGGCCCGTGGCATACTTATCGTGCTGGGATTCTATCTGCTGCTCAAACTCTACCAGCTCTTTGCAGTGGCCAGCCCCCAGATGGCGCTGAACGGTTCGGTGGAGGGGAATATGTACCTTCTGGAGATGTTGGTTGGTGTCCTCTTGCCCATTGGCATCCTGAGCATCAAAAAATACCGCTCCAGCGTTAGCATGCTCTTCTCGGTGAACATTCTCGTTATTACCGGGGTTATCCTCAACCGCATGAATGTCTGCCTCTTTTCCATGGAGAGCTATACCACCTGGCGCGGAGCAGCCTACTCTCCCTCATGGAAGGAGTTTATTGTCTCACTTGGCATCATCTCGTTGGGCGTCTTTCTGTACAAGATGTCCGCCAAGCACCTGCCCCTGTTTTCTCACTGA
- a CDS encoding MOSC domain-containing protein, producing MGKIISLNISLEKGVNKEPVEQVELKVDHGIVGDAHAGDWHRQVSLLAEESIDFMRNKGLELEPGAFAENITTEGIELATLPLGSRLGNGSVVLEVTQIGKKCHKGCAIFKQVGDCIMPREGIFTKVIVPGILRRGDSLDLLS from the coding sequence ATGGGAAAGATTATTTCACTCAATATCAGTCTTGAGAAAGGCGTCAACAAGGAGCCGGTGGAGCAGGTCGAGCTTAAGGTCGATCATGGCATTGTTGGCGATGCCCATGCCGGTGATTGGCACCGCCAGGTAAGCCTCCTGGCTGAGGAATCCATTGATTTCATGCGCAATAAAGGGCTGGAGCTTGAACCTGGCGCCTTTGCCGAGAATATCACCACTGAGGGGATTGAGCTGGCAACCCTGCCTCTTGGCTCCCGACTGGGGAACGGCAGTGTGGTTCTGGAAGTGACGCAGATCGGTAAAAAATGCCATAAGGGCTGCGCTATTTTTAAACAGGTGGGCGATTGCATCATGCCGCGGGAAGGCATCTTTACCAAGGTTATTGTGCCGGGTATTCTGCGCCGTGGTGATTCTCTGGATCTGCTCTCGTGA